Proteins co-encoded in one Chitinophagales bacterium genomic window:
- a CDS encoding mechanosensitive ion channel family protein yields MNQFISDLWIQLQEYYDGFVAVFPKLIMATFAFSILFFLANRSSGLVRSNLTRRMDDPLLAQFLARVVKISLILFAVMVVLNIIGLGGIAAGFFTGASVSAIIIGFAFKDIGENFLAGIILAFNRPFRVGDIVELNNMKGKVVSLNMRNTQIKSFDGKDIYIPNANVIKNPVVNYTIDGFIRDEFTIGLDYGSDFDKAIDILRNTIVRIEGVLTESRAPSVFIKDLNTSTLDITVQYWRDTFDSQFSALDIRTNSIKQCLTALDKAGFYLPGEVVELKNYNNLELKASQMTKN; encoded by the coding sequence ATGAATCAGTTTATCAGCGACTTATGGATACAACTTCAAGAATATTATGATGGTTTTGTGGCTGTATTTCCCAAATTAATCATGGCTACTTTCGCCTTTTCGATACTCTTTTTTCTTGCCAATCGCAGTTCTGGATTGGTTAGAAGCAATCTCACCCGCCGAATGGACGACCCACTATTGGCGCAATTTTTGGCTCGTGTCGTAAAAATTTCACTCATCTTGTTCGCTGTTATGGTGGTGCTCAATATCATTGGCTTGGGCGGCATTGCAGCGGGATTTTTTACGGGTGCAAGTGTGAGTGCCATTATCATAGGTTTTGCCTTCAAAGACATAGGCGAAAATTTTCTGGCTGGAATCATATTGGCTTTCAATCGTCCTTTTAGAGTAGGCGACATCGTTGAGTTGAACAACATGAAAGGTAAAGTGGTCTCCCTCAATATGCGAAATACCCAAATCAAATCCTTTGATGGCAAGGATATTTATATTCCCAATGCGAATGTCATCAAAAACCCTGTGGTCAATTACACTATTGATGGATTCATTCGAGACGAGTTTACCATCGGTTTAGATTATGGTTCGGACTTCGACAAAGCTATTGACATTCTTAGAAATACAATCGTGAGAATAGAAGGTGTTTTGACTGAAAGCAGAGCACCAAGTGTTTTCATCAAAGACCTCAACACCAGCACACTCGACATCACGGTTCAGTATTGGCGAGATACATTTGATTCTCAATTTTCTGCCCTTGACATCCGCACCAACTCTATCAAACAGTGCTTGACTGCTCTCGACAAGGCAGGTTTCTATCTGCCAGGAGAAGTAGTGGAATTGAAGAATTACAACAACTTAGAATTGAAAGCAAGTCAGATGACCAAGAACTGA
- a CDS encoding DUF1003 domain-containing protein — MTQHHHSSKTCPICQKQKPATAFVPANLVRLSVAELIQKDFPNWKEQGYICQTDLNHYRALLIEQVLQEEKGELSVLDQQVVQSIKNQELAATNLNEHFDEHITFGNRIADNIAKFGGSWRFILSFGAVLFCWILVNAYLLTKPFDPFPFILLNLVLSCLAAIQAPVIMMSQNRQETKDRLRAEQDYRINLKAELEIRALHEKLDHLLLQQWERMLEIQQMQVEMMNELTEKK, encoded by the coding sequence ATGACCCAACACCATCATTCCTCCAAAACCTGCCCCATTTGTCAAAAACAAAAGCCAGCTACTGCTTTCGTTCCTGCAAATTTGGTGCGTCTATCCGTTGCTGAATTGATTCAAAAAGACTTTCCTAACTGGAAAGAACAGGGTTATATCTGTCAAACAGACCTCAATCATTACCGAGCTTTGCTGATCGAACAAGTACTGCAAGAAGAAAAAGGAGAACTCTCAGTCCTTGACCAACAAGTAGTTCAAAGCATCAAAAACCAAGAACTCGCCGCCACAAACCTCAACGAACACTTCGACGAACACATCACTTTCGGCAATCGAATAGCCGACAACATAGCCAAATTTGGAGGGAGTTGGCGATTCATTTTGTCTTTTGGAGCGGTGTTGTTTTGTTGGATTCTGGTCAATGCCTATTTGCTAACCAAACCTTTTGACCCATTTCCTTTTATTTTGCTCAATTTGGTGTTATCTTGTTTGGCGGCGATTCAGGCCCCCGTCATTATGATGAGTCAAAACCGACAAGAAACCAAAGACCGCCTAAGAGCCGAGCAAGATTACCGCATCAACCTAAAAGCAGAATTGGAAATCAGGGCTTTGCATGAAAAACTCGATCACCTCCTATTGCAGCAATGGGAACGAATGTTGGAAATACAACAAATGCAAGTCGAAATGATGAACGAATTGACCGAGAAAAAATGA
- a CDS encoding MgtC/SapB family protein has protein sequence MTLAEFGIRVLIAAIAGILIGFERQWHHKETGLRTNTLVSIGACIYVLLSFALTEKSGDVTRIIGQVVTGVGFLGAGIIFREGISVHGLTSAATIWCSSAIGCLAGAGFYVETLVTTVIVVLVNSIFEPLDKWLRNRK, from the coding sequence ATGACTTTAGCAGAATTTGGCATACGAGTACTCATTGCCGCCATTGCAGGTATTTTGATTGGCTTTGAACGGCAATGGCATCACAAAGAAACGGGACTGAGAACCAATACTTTGGTTTCGATTGGTGCGTGCATTTATGTGTTGTTGTCCTTTGCTTTGACCGAAAAAAGTGGGGATGTGACCCGAATTATTGGGCAAGTCGTGACAGGCGTTGGTTTTTTGGGAGCAGGTATCATCTTTCGAGAAGGAATCAGCGTGCATGGGTTGACCTCTGCAGCCACGATTTGGTGCAGTTCTGCTATTGGCTGCTTGGCAGGAGCAGGATTTTATGTAGAAACACTTGTCACTACGGTAATTGTGGTTTTGGTCAATTCCATTTTTGAACCTTTGGATAAGTGGTTGAGGAATCGGAAGTAA
- a CDS encoding TfoX/Sxy family protein produces MAYSELFADRIKQILDDKDITYITKKMMGGLCFMVDDKMLCGIVRNELMARIGSDAYEEALAKEGCKEMTFTGRSMKGYVFLEDEATDMDEDLEYWIQLCLDFNPLAQSSKRKTKK; encoded by the coding sequence ATGGCATACAGCGAACTTTTTGCAGACCGAATCAAACAAATTTTAGACGACAAAGATATTACCTACATCACCAAAAAAATGATGGGAGGCTTGTGTTTTATGGTGGACGACAAAATGTTGTGCGGCATCGTCAGAAACGAACTCATGGCAAGAATTGGCTCTGATGCCTACGAAGAAGCCCTCGCCAAAGAAGGCTGCAAAGAGATGACCTTCACAGGTAGAAGTATGAAAGGTTACGTATTTCTCGAAGATGAGGCAACAGATATGGATGAAGATTTGGAATATTGGATACAATTGTGCTTGGACTTCAATCCATTGGCGCAATCTTCCAAACGAAAAACTAAAAAATGA
- a CDS encoding GrpB family protein produces the protein MKKITIEEYNPDWKLQFEALKACIARPMKGLFLAIEHVGSTSVEGLAAKPIIDMDIIIAEEGEVLQQMIGKLAEMGYIHRGDLGIEGRHAFKRQSDSVPFCNFNQTWQDHHLYVCKKGIPSLQNHLLLRDYLRTHPESVIEYGELKKQLATKYPYGIDSYIEGKTAFIVDILQKQGFSERVAKDIEEQNRNKSD, from the coding sequence ATGAAAAAAATAACCATTGAAGAATACAACCCCGATTGGAAGCTGCAATTTGAAGCTCTAAAAGCCTGCATCGCAAGACCGATGAAAGGTTTGTTCCTTGCTATTGAACACGTTGGCAGCACTTCCGTTGAAGGTTTGGCGGCAAAGCCCATTATTGACATGGACATCATCATTGCAGAAGAAGGCGAAGTATTACAGCAGATGATTGGTAAGTTGGCAGAAATGGGTTATATACATCGAGGGGATTTGGGCATTGAAGGAAGACACGCTTTTAAGCGGCAATCCGACAGCGTTCCGTTCTGCAATTTCAACCAAACGTGGCAAGACCACCATCTGTATGTCTGCAAAAAAGGAATTCCAAGTCTTCAAAATCACCTCCTCCTCCGAGATTATCTGCGAACACATCCCGAATCGGTCATCGAATATGGTGAACTGAAAAAACAATTGGCTACAAAGTATCCCTACGGCATTGATTCTTACATTGAAGGGAAAACGGCGTTTATTGTAGATATTCTTCAAAAACAGGGATTTAGCGAGAGGGTTGCCAAAGATATTGAAGAGCAGAATCGGAATAAAAGTGATTAG
- a CDS encoding CHAT domain-containing protein, whose protein sequence is MFIIDNTIIYAVNLSDSTAKKYIAKADFFYGLQDPQYDSCYYHAKKAKPFFLQSCNWEKWYESNWLIVLSLAKQQKLLQAFEELREALDTSLSANMDSRTIGKLYNLFGYLYFTDGQFDKAFHAYLLSLQWIEKSRDLKGVESIYNNIGWISIVRGENEQALNYLKQALSIYLKKESHYMSGGVSYNIGAAFTATGNLDSALVYYNKALDFYGYQDVLSYLRISETQLAKQNIDEAKKWAYKAIEVAEVEEDSSSIVFGYYQIGQTFSEEGRLQLAMKNYEVAKKYSLEVYGFHHRETAKILVSIGDLYQKQEKSHLAYEQYEQALEALLPPNFCLVENQPFIHFFQTNAIQPDTWVTIALERMGDALTAQKNSQSDLTQLKKILHHYEDALDILSNIRTAYIDQSDKLFWGSDLKTIYEKAIYTAHQLSQNSPSHTSQAFSLIERSKAAVLLESIQEQEALQFTEIPDSLSQHLATLKNTIASLAYQKSHSTGKTYQNLQDSIFNTKRALERTLKKTAETYPNYKDYQQDLEPILLAEVQQDLVAPNALLLEFFMGEEKGYVASVRKGRSRIIEIADMGLVQLHIEALHRSLSDKKAVVETPQQAYRQFAESASWLYENLLAESLQGFEGEELVVIPDGLLGYVPFEVLLTAMPDTTKRQYKQLPYLLKKYRVSYAYSATLLKKSQEKKLASKEFSITAFAPFAVGENALAERGIADSILQNLPALIHSKFELDVLSQMFEGHFYYGSDANESAVKQACSKASILHFSTHTLIDDADPMYSVMLFANTEEQDNEGRLYAYELYNRKIDAEMAVLSACETGYGKLSRGEGILSLSRAFVHSGCPSTVMSLWQIDDAASAKVMLHFYQHLQNGSTKDEALRQAKIDYLQETESAYAHPYYWAALVSQGNQRPLDFGWTYTGLLGWSVLGGLVLVCFSGGLFLKVSQYNKNQISGDLIFTQKIDN, encoded by the coding sequence ATGTTCATTATTGACAATACGATAATTTATGCTGTTAATTTATCTGATAGCACTGCAAAAAAATATATAGCTAAGGCAGATTTTTTTTATGGACTACAAGACCCTCAATACGACTCTTGTTATTATCATGCTAAAAAAGCAAAACCATTTTTCCTTCAATCTTGTAATTGGGAAAAATGGTATGAATCCAATTGGCTTATTGTGCTTTCTCTTGCCAAACAACAAAAACTACTTCAAGCATTTGAAGAACTAAGGGAGGCACTGGATACATCCTTATCAGCCAATATGGACTCTCGTACCATTGGTAAACTCTATAACCTCTTTGGATACTTGTATTTCACAGACGGTCAGTTCGATAAAGCTTTTCATGCCTACTTACTTAGCCTCCAATGGATAGAAAAGAGTAGAGATTTAAAAGGAGTAGAATCTATATACAACAATATCGGTTGGATTTCAATAGTACGTGGTGAAAATGAACAGGCACTGAACTATCTAAAACAAGCACTTTCAATTTACCTAAAAAAGGAATCTCACTATATGTCAGGAGGGGTTTCATACAATATCGGAGCAGCTTTTACTGCAACGGGTAATCTCGATAGTGCATTGGTTTATTACAATAAGGCTTTGGACTTCTATGGTTATCAAGATGTCTTAAGTTATCTCCGTATTTCTGAAACCCAGTTAGCGAAACAAAATATTGATGAAGCGAAAAAATGGGCGTATAAAGCGATTGAAGTTGCCGAAGTAGAAGAAGACTCTTCTTCAATAGTTTTTGGATATTATCAAATAGGACAAACTTTTTCGGAGGAAGGCAGACTTCAACTTGCTATGAAAAATTATGAAGTTGCGAAAAAATACAGTTTGGAGGTATATGGCTTTCATCACCGAGAAACTGCCAAAATTTTAGTAAGTATAGGTGATTTATATCAAAAACAAGAAAAATCTCATTTGGCATATGAGCAGTATGAACAAGCCTTAGAAGCATTATTGCCGCCTAATTTTTGTTTAGTAGAAAACCAGCCATTCATTCACTTCTTCCAAACCAATGCGATACAGCCAGATACTTGGGTGACAATAGCATTAGAACGAATGGGGGACGCACTCACCGCACAAAAAAACTCTCAATCTGACCTAACTCAACTAAAAAAAATCCTCCATCACTACGAAGATGCCTTAGATATTCTCAGCAATATTAGAACCGCTTACATAGACCAATCCGATAAATTATTCTGGGGTAGTGATCTAAAAACTATATACGAAAAAGCCATCTACACCGCCCACCAACTAAGCCAAAACTCCCCCTCCCACACCTCCCAAGCATTCTCTCTCATCGAACGCAGCAAAGCCGCCGTTCTACTCGAATCCATACAAGAACAAGAAGCCCTGCAATTTACAGAGATTCCTGATTCCCTTTCACAGCACCTTGCAACTCTAAAAAATACAATTGCAAGTTTGGCGTACCAAAAAAGCCACAGCACTGGAAAAACCTATCAAAACCTTCAAGATTCTATTTTCAATACCAAACGAGCACTCGAACGCACACTGAAAAAAACGGCTGAGACATATCCCAACTACAAAGACTACCAACAAGACCTCGAACCCATTTTGTTAGCTGAAGTACAGCAAGATTTGGTTGCGCCCAATGCTTTATTGTTGGAGTTTTTTATGGGGGAAGAGAAAGGTTATGTGGCGAGTGTGAGGAAGGGGAGGAGTCGGATAATTGAAATAGCGGATATGGGCTTGGTGCAATTACATATTGAAGCTTTGCATCGTTCGCTGTCTGACAAAAAAGCGGTGGTGGAAACGCCTCAACAGGCATATCGACAGTTTGCAGAAAGTGCTTCTTGGCTGTATGAAAATTTATTGGCGGAGTCGCTGCAAGGGTTTGAAGGAGAAGAGTTGGTGGTGATTCCCGATGGGCTTTTGGGGTATGTGCCTTTTGAAGTTTTGCTGACCGCCATGCCCGATACGACCAAGCGACAGTACAAACAATTGCCTTATTTGCTGAAAAAATACCGAGTGAGTTATGCCTATTCTGCCACGCTTTTGAAGAAAAGCCAAGAGAAAAAACTGGCTTCAAAGGAGTTTTCAATCACCGCTTTTGCGCCTTTTGCAGTGGGAGAAAATGCTTTGGCGGAGCGAGGCATTGCAGATAGTATTTTGCAAAACCTACCTGCCTTGATCCACTCCAAATTTGAACTCGATGTGCTTTCCCAAATGTTTGAAGGGCATTTTTATTATGGATCTGATGCCAACGAAAGTGCTGTAAAACAGGCGTGTAGCAAGGCTTCCATTTTGCACTTTTCAACCCATACGCTGATTGACGATGCAGACCCGATGTACTCGGTCATGTTGTTTGCGAATACGGAGGAACAGGATAATGAAGGACGTTTGTATGCCTATGAGTTGTACAATAGGAAGATTGATGCAGAAATGGCTGTGTTGAGTGCTTGCGAAACGGGCTATGGGAAGCTGAGTCGGGGAGAGGGAATTTTGAGTTTGAGTCGGGCATTTGTCCATTCGGGTTGTCCAAGTACGGTCATGTCGCTTTGGCAAATAGACGATGCGGCAAGTGCAAAGGTGATGCTGCATTTTTACCAACACCTCCAAAATGGCTCGACCAAAGACGAGGCACTTCGACAAGCCAAAATTGATTATCTACAAGAAACAGAATCGGCGTATGCACATCCTTATTATTGGGCGGCATTAGTGAGCCAGGGCAATCAACGACCCTTGGATTTTGGGTGGACTTATACGGGGCTATTGGGTTGGAGTGTTTTAGGAGGATTGGTCTTAGTATGCTTCTCAGGGGGATTGTTTTTGAAGGTAAGCCAGTACAACAAAAATCAAATAAGTGGCGACTTAATTTTTACACAAAAAATTGATAATTAA
- a CDS encoding sigma-70 family RNA polymerase sigma factor — MSNDELQKIIQALQDGDNSPLKQFFEAHAMYCVKQVRSKTNCDTTDAKDVFMEALLILRDNLLKGKITELTNVKGYLASTSVNQWRKNYHNRKREKENQSDLQVYFYEERNANKETFDHLIDQEMKEELQEKKQQRLKQILTALKSIDQKCQKIIKLFYVQHLSMTKIAELVGLSNANVAKTAKRRCYLKWLNAIDQQQTS; from the coding sequence ATGAGCAACGACGAACTCCAAAAAATCATTCAAGCACTACAAGATGGTGATAACTCACCACTTAAACAGTTTTTTGAAGCACACGCTATGTACTGTGTCAAGCAAGTAAGGTCAAAAACAAATTGTGATACCACTGATGCCAAAGACGTTTTTATGGAAGCCTTATTGATATTGAGAGACAATCTATTGAAAGGCAAAATCACTGAACTGACCAATGTAAAGGGCTACTTGGCCTCTACCTCTGTCAATCAGTGGAGAAAAAATTACCACAACCGAAAAAGAGAAAAGGAAAACCAATCGGACTTACAGGTGTATTTTTATGAAGAACGCAATGCTAATAAGGAAACATTCGACCATTTGATTGACCAAGAAATGAAGGAAGAACTGCAAGAAAAAAAACAACAACGATTGAAGCAAATACTGACCGCACTGAAATCAATCGACCAAAAATGCCAGAAAATTATAAAACTATTTTATGTCCAGCACCTTAGTATGACCAAAATTGCTGAATTGGTAGGACTAAGCAATGCCAATGTTGCCAAAACCGCCAAACGACGGTGTTATTTAAAATGGCTCAATGCCATAGACCAACAACAAACGAGCTGA
- a CDS encoding serine protease: MKNVYFLLFCLIHTLFINAQEIKVENSNPNLAIHDFLSGVNVAILELSDELQQKVDEGNNAIVAQLVYYIQQLGIKSVAITSSQREQVFNSVASFCDIVRVKVEMQPTEQSFTNHSLRFTSCLGDTFTFHAPAAIVSKGSTSLQEFYSLWTKMYSQPVTYQEYQSLRLPKASMTPYNEAGLGHRFENTTDPVEGKYEKKLGKHANKSAYRIGVVKNKMGSYDVVYLSGATNYKDWEEGELMGQINPKGENAYHTASWRLPHKVINTNAFVSIDKNKMLILSFKDNNNTYEYFRVRSNEVRTSDLISASGTAFAVSRSGYLLTSHHLIKESTRVEAELNGNVYNAVVVKEDAANDLAIIKIEDPYFHGLEEIPYFLKTETSEVGEFVFTLGYPLSSTMGKEVKLADGIISSLSGYKGNLATYQIGMSIYGGNSGGPLFDKDGALIGIIKARHNDTESASYAIKVRNAMNLIDILGTQSNLSKTNRLASLPLTEQAKIIKKFVFQVNVYK; encoded by the coding sequence ATGAAAAATGTTTACTTTTTACTTTTCTGTTTAATCCACACTTTATTCATCAATGCCCAAGAAATTAAGGTAGAGAATTCTAATCCTAATTTAGCTATCCATGATTTTTTGAGTGGCGTAAATGTTGCCATCTTAGAACTTTCGGATGAGCTTCAGCAAAAAGTAGATGAAGGTAATAATGCCATTGTAGCCCAGTTGGTGTATTATATTCAACAATTGGGTATCAAGAGTGTGGCAATTACTTCTTCTCAAAGAGAGCAGGTATTCAACTCCGTAGCCTCTTTCTGCGATATTGTACGGGTAAAAGTTGAAATGCAACCTACCGAACAATCCTTTACCAATCATTCTCTTCGTTTCACTTCTTGCTTGGGAGATACTTTCACATTCCATGCGCCTGCTGCAATAGTTTCTAAAGGAAGTACAAGCCTACAAGAATTTTATAGTCTATGGACTAAAATGTACAGTCAACCTGTCACGTATCAAGAATACCAGAGCTTGAGATTGCCAAAAGCAAGCATGACTCCTTACAATGAGGCTGGTTTGGGACACCGATTTGAAAACACAACCGACCCAGTAGAAGGGAAATACGAAAAAAAGTTGGGCAAACATGCCAATAAAAGTGCATATAGGATTGGTGTAGTCAAAAATAAGATGGGTAGTTATGATGTAGTCTATCTAAGTGGTGCTACGAACTACAAAGATTGGGAAGAGGGTGAACTAATGGGACAAATAAATCCTAAGGGCGAGAATGCTTATCATACGGCAAGCTGGAGATTACCCCATAAAGTAATCAATACCAATGCGTTTGTGAGTATAGACAAAAACAAGATGTTGATTTTGAGCTTTAAGGACAATAACAATACTTACGAATATTTTAGAGTACGAAGCAATGAAGTCCGCACAAGTGATTTGATATCTGCTTCTGGTACTGCCTTTGCCGTATCACGTTCGGGATACTTGCTTACTAGCCATCACCTCATCAAAGAATCAACAAGAGTAGAGGCGGAGCTAAATGGCAATGTTTACAATGCTGTTGTGGTCAAGGAGGATGCTGCAAATGATTTAGCGATTATTAAAATTGAAGATCCGTATTTTCACGGATTGGAAGAAATTCCTTATTTTTTGAAAACAGAAACATCAGAAGTAGGAGAATTTGTCTTTACATTGGGATATCCCCTAAGCAGTACGATGGGGAAGGAAGTTAAATTAGCGGATGGCATTATCAGCTCGTTGAGTGGCTATAAAGGCAATTTGGCAACCTATCAAATAGGAATGTCTATCTACGGTGGCAACAGTGGTGGACCTTTATTTGACAAAGATGGCGCATTGATTGGTATTATCAAAGCACGTCACAACGATACTGAAAGTGCTTCTTATGCTATCAAGGTACGCAATGCCATGAATTTGATCGACATATTGGGAACACAATCCAACTTATCCAAGACAAATCGGTTGGCGAGCTTGCCGCTTACTGAACAAGCCAAAATTATTAAAAAGTTTGTTTTTCAAGTAAATGTGTATAAATAA
- a CDS encoding DUF2807 domain-containing protein: MNKTVSINLGGIFFHIEEDAFTRLEGYLNSINRHFSNEEGADEILEDIEARVAEMFQEALSTSRRQVILPSDVAHVINIMGLPDQFDEPEAGHAQAHVYETAGVDGDGSNSTTDVPKGERANNRKKSRRLYRNPDEAFMGGVCAGLSDYFGIEDPIWIRIAFAVSFFTGGWGVLPYILLWAIVPEAKTPAQKLAMRGEPINVSNIEKTVKEGLDNLKNTLEDFSKSENGQKTKFFFKQATKEVKTAAPKVFKAGGSVLKAFLIFLGVIMLISLGTALIAIIGSLFAFSKFFVTFVFSSSLPLTLVSISTAFLIGIPILFISYAVLRRSFNVRLQSASWARGLGFLWVLSLVSLIAVGGTTYDNNFSSRSQIVIPAEPLDVHAQVLHLNVLEDGYYTNLKNEENAHGHQHGGTPLELDLPDMRFGDVIFDSGSGAIYVEKVQLDVEKSETDNFEIVKKVSARGGSTSTAQKIAENIVHQTELDGETLYVSPYYKIDKSDKWRFQRYHITLKVPVGKAVYFDESMYGDRYEVIYDVKNVTDTYDGDMVGKTWLMTEEGLKEWKADSIDDYEFEADETQENTAMNYPSVSAKSLGDDAFLIPNISASDHTKTYDFADFTELDISGSFNVYVQQGENFEVTLVSHESDENLEKVNIDKGGKTLEVSMNSKWSFFSKSHNNGKLDLHLTMPNLSELELTGTSHAIVKDFSAETLSFDISGASDCNASVNSEKLVVDMSGASSLNLVGSSQKMFLELSGASTMNAYDFEATDVEAELSGASNAHLRVENSLDADLSGASQMLYVGSPSEVRSETNGAAHLTKVNIE, from the coding sequence ATGAACAAAACAGTTAGCATCAATTTAGGCGGTATATTTTTCCACATAGAAGAAGATGCTTTCACCAGATTGGAAGGCTATCTTAACTCTATTAACCGACATTTCTCCAATGAGGAAGGAGCAGACGAAATTCTCGAAGACATTGAAGCCCGTGTTGCGGAGATGTTTCAAGAGGCACTCTCGACAAGTAGGCGGCAGGTAATATTGCCTTCTGATGTAGCACACGTTATCAACATTATGGGCTTACCAGATCAGTTTGATGAGCCAGAGGCGGGTCATGCACAGGCACATGTCTATGAAACTGCGGGTGTCGATGGCGATGGTAGCAATTCGACAACAGATGTGCCAAAGGGCGAACGGGCAAATAACCGCAAAAAAAGTCGCCGCTTGTACCGAAATCCTGATGAAGCCTTTATGGGGGGTGTGTGTGCAGGTTTGAGCGATTATTTTGGCATTGAAGATCCGATATGGATTCGCATTGCATTTGCTGTTTCTTTCTTTACAGGTGGTTGGGGTGTTTTACCTTACATTCTGTTGTGGGCGATAGTGCCAGAAGCCAAAACGCCTGCTCAAAAACTTGCTATGCGTGGCGAACCCATCAATGTTTCTAATATCGAAAAGACGGTGAAAGAGGGATTGGACAATCTCAAAAACACGCTCGAAGATTTTAGCAAAAGCGAGAACGGACAAAAAACGAAGTTTTTTTTTAAACAGGCGACAAAAGAAGTAAAAACAGCCGCCCCAAAGGTGTTTAAAGCGGGCGGCTCTGTATTGAAGGCATTTCTGATTTTTCTCGGTGTCATCATGCTCATTTCTTTGGGTACTGCGCTGATAGCTATTATTGGTAGCCTATTCGCCTTTTCTAAGTTTTTTGTCACATTTGTATTTTCTTCTTCTCTACCGCTAACCCTCGTATCTATTAGTACGGCCTTTTTAATCGGTATTCCCATACTTTTTATCAGCTATGCAGTTTTGCGTCGTTCCTTCAATGTGCGTTTGCAGTCAGCAAGTTGGGCAAGAGGATTGGGGTTTTTGTGGGTGTTGAGTTTGGTGAGTCTAATTGCAGTTGGCGGTACTACTTACGACAACAATTTTTCTTCTCGAAGTCAAATAGTTATTCCTGCTGAACCTTTGGATGTTCATGCTCAAGTTTTACATTTGAATGTATTGGAAGATGGCTATTATACCAACTTGAAAAATGAGGAAAATGCTCATGGACATCAACACGGGGGAACACCTTTGGAGCTTGATTTGCCGGATATGCGTTTTGGAGATGTGATTTTCGACAGTGGTTCAGGAGCTATTTATGTAGAAAAAGTCCAACTCGATGTTGAAAAGAGTGAAACAGATAATTTTGAAATTGTCAAAAAAGTTTCTGCAAGAGGAGGAAGCACTTCAACAGCACAAAAAATTGCAGAGAACATTGTCCATCAAACAGAGTTGGATGGCGAAACACTGTATGTCAGTCCTTACTACAAAATTGATAAATCCGATAAATGGCGTTTTCAAAGGTATCACATCACCCTAAAAGTACCTGTTGGCAAAGCGGTTTACTTCGATGAATCCATGTATGGAGATAGGTATGAGGTGATTTACGATGTGAAAAATGTAACTGATACCTATGATGGTGATATGGTCGGCAAAACATGGCTAATGACCGAAGAAGGGTTGAAGGAGTGGAAAGCGGACAGCATAGACGATTACGAATTTGAAGCAGATGAAACACAAGAAAATACTGCAATGAATTATCCAAGTGTATCGGCTAAATCGTTAGGTGATGATGCTTTTTTGATTCCAAATATTTCAGCAAGTGACCATACCAAAACCTATGATTTTGCTGATTTTACTGAATTGGACATTTCTGGTAGCTTCAATGTGTATGTACAGCAAGGCGAAAATTTTGAGGTTACTTTGGTGAGCCATGAAAGCGACGAAAATTTGGAAAAAGTAAACATAGATAAAGGTGGAAAAACCCTAGAGGTGTCTATGAATAGCAAATGGTCGTTTTTCTCCAAGTCGCATAATAACGGCAAATTAGACCTACACTTGACAATGCCTAACCTGTCTGAATTAGAATTGACTGGCACAAGTCACGCCATAGTTAAAGATTTCAGTGCAGAAACGCTTTCCTTCGATATTTCGGGCGCAAGTGACTGCAATGCTTCGGTAAATTCGGAGAAATTGGTGGTCGATATGTCTGGCGCAAGTAGTTTGAATTTGGTGGGTAGTAGCCAAAAAATGTTTTTGGAGCTTTCTGGTGCATCTACCATGAATGCCTACGATTTTGAAGCAACGGATGTGGAGGCAGAATTGTCGGGCGCAAGCAATGCACATCTAAGAGTAGAGAATAGTTTGGATGCAGACTTATCGGGTGCAAGCCAAATGCTGTATGTAGGTTCACCTAGCGAAGTTCGCAGCGAAACCAATGGTGCAGCACACCTTACAAAGGTAAATATTGAATAG
- a CDS encoding PadR family transcriptional regulator encodes MNQKIIEKLDHAKAQMRRGILEFCILSLLSEKEMYAKTIIDALEENDMIVVHGTLYPLLTRLKKIGLITYRWVESGEGPPRKYYSLTQDGTAFKNELKITWNQLVSTVHSTTTIITTQNIPNHEQNS; translated from the coding sequence ATGAATCAAAAAATCATAGAAAAACTGGATCATGCAAAGGCACAAATGCGAAGGGGAATCCTGGAGTTTTGTATTTTATCCTTATTGAGCGAGAAAGAAATGTACGCAAAAACGATCATTGACGCATTGGAAGAAAATGATATGATTGTTGTACATGGTACACTGTATCCGCTTCTTACTCGTTTAAAAAAGATAGGTTTGATTACTTATCGTTGGGTAGAATCTGGCGAAGGTCCTCCGCGCAAATATTATAGCCTAACCCAAGATGGCACAGCCTTTAAAAATGAACTAAAGATTACTTGGAATCAGCTGGTTAGCACCGTTCATTCAACAACAACAATCATAACTACTCAAAATATTCCAAATCATGAACAAAACAGTTAG